In Manis javanica isolate MJ-LG chromosome 9, MJ_LKY, whole genome shotgun sequence, one DNA window encodes the following:
- the SEH1L gene encoding nucleoporin SEH1 isoform X2 produces MFVARSIAADHKDLIHDVSFDFHGRRMATCSSDQSVKVWDKSESGDWHCTASWKTHSGSVWRVTWAHPEFGQVLASCSFDRTAAVWEEIVGESNDKLRGQSHWVKRTTLVDSRTSVTDVKFAPKHMGLMLATCSADGIVRIYEAPDVMNLSQWSLQHEISCKLSCSCISWNPSSSRAHSPMIAVGSDDSSPNATAKVQIFEYNENTRKYAKAETLMTVTDPVHDIAFAPNLGRSFHILAIATKDVRIFTLKPVRKELTSSSGPTKFEIHIVAQFDNHNSQVWRVSWNITGTVLASSGDDGCVRLWKANYMDNWKCTGILKGNGSPVSGSSQQGNSNPSLGSSTPNLQNSLNGSSASRKHS; encoded by the exons ATGTTTGTCGCGCGTAGCATCGCGGCGGACCATAAGGATCTTATCCATGATGTCTCTTTCGACTTCCACGGGCGACGGATGGCGACCTGCTCTAGCGACCAGAGCGTCAAG gtCTGGGATAAAAGTGAAAGTGGGGATTGGCATTGTACTGCTAGCTGGAAG acacatagtggatctgtgtgGCGTGTGACATGGGCCCATCCTGAATTTGGACAGGTTTTGGCTTCCTGTTCTTTTGACCGAACAGCTGCTGTATGGGAAGAAATAGTAGGAGAATCAAATGATAAACTTCGAGGACAGAGTCATTGG gttaAGAGGACAACTCTAGTGGATAGCAGAACATCCGTTACTGATGTGAAATTTGCTCCTAAGCATATGGGTCTTATGTTAGCAACCTGTTCAGCAGATGGTATAGTAAGAATATATGAGGCACCAGATGTCATGAATCTCAGCCAGTGGTCTCTGCAGCATGAGATCTCATGTAAGCTAAGCTGTAGTTGCATTTCTTGGAACCCATCAAG TTCCCGTGCTCATTCTCCCATGATAGCAGTAGGAAGTGATGACAGTAGTCCAAATGCAACAGCCAAGGTACAGATTTTCGAATATAATGAAAACACCAG gaaatatgcaaaagctgagACCCTCATGACAGTCACAGATCCTGTCCATGACATTGCATTTGCTCCAAACTTGGGACGGTCCTTTCATATTCTAGCCATAGCAACCAAAGATGTGAGGATTTTTACGTTAAAGCCTGTGAG GAAAGAACTTACTTCCTCTAGTGGGCCAACAAAATTTGAAATCCATATAGTGGCTCAGTTTGATAACCATAACTCTCAGGTCTGGCGAGTGAGTTGGAATATAACAGGAACAGTGCTAGCATCTTCAGGAGATGATGGCTGTGTAAGATTGTGGAAAG CTAATTATATGGACAATTGGAAGTGTACTGGTATTTTGAAAGGTAATGGAAGTCCTG